From the genome of Xyrauchen texanus isolate HMW12.3.18 chromosome 7, RBS_HiC_50CHRs, whole genome shotgun sequence:
ACTTTCAGtgcattaaatgttgttttggatCAAAGCGtttgacaaataataaaaatataaatgtgggTCAGATGAACGGCTCAgcaaattacaattacaaaaacattgaaatgtgtaaaatgaaATGGCATATGTGTCCAGCAGATGTTCTGTACATTGTGTGCGGCTCACAGAACCCTAATTGATGTCAACAgtgttataaatgtatttgtgttgaaGTCAGTCAGTGTGAGATGTGAATGATTGTTCTGAGCAgattgacaggtgtgtgtgtgtgatcatcagGGTGTGTTCTGTTGTAATTAGTGTTTGTTGTGAGGGTTTGAGGGGGTGTTTGCTGGTTAATCTGGATAAGTAACATCAGGTCACACCCAAACTAAATGACTCCAGATATGAGAACACACGACATCTGCCACAAATATGCATGGGAACACACCTGCAGCACAGTTAGCATGAATGTGCTAAAGACAGAAATAATGAATGAATTATTGCTGATGTTTTCACACAGTGCTGTTTATTCTAGTCCACTCTAAACTGCTGTTTCACCTCACAGAACGCTGCGATCCAGCTGTAAAACTACACGACATCATGGCGACTCAATCTGGTTAGatattctctctctgtgtttggtTATACTGTATTTGAGtatatgcacatactgtatgtacacaccAATCTCACAAAACCCTTCAAGGACAGCTCACATTCACCCTGAAATCAGAAgctagtcattttattttgtataaagtcAATTAAACTTATTTTCAGGACTATATGaagattgttttttcttttgattttgggcaTGTTTCCATGATAATCACACACACTGTATGATGTATGTTGATGTGTTGACTCGCATGTGTGTGCAGGTGCAGACTACGGCAAAAAGAGAACAGTGTTAAAAGACAGCAGCTGGATCAAACGAGCTGCAGAAGAAGATGAACCTGTCGAgtatgacacacaaacacacacacgcacacacacactcacacacacacacacacacacacacacacactcacacacacatacacacaaactcacgcacacacacacacacacacacacacatatacacacacatatacacgtacacacacacacacacatatacacacacatatacacgtacacacacacacacatatacacgtacacacacacacacacatatacacacacacacacacgtacacacacacacacacacacacacacgtacacacacacacacacacacacacatatatacacacacactcacacacacacacacacacacacacacacacacacacacacacacagcatatgaTGTAAACAATAATATAAGTGGTCCTATAATAAATTCTATTGGTTGTTTTGTAGTTATGATCCTAACTTTGGTAAAGCAGTTCTGGGTCGCCTGAAATCAACAGATGATGCAGACAGGTAAGAAATTAAATACTCTCATAGTCATGGAAACCTTGAAAATATCtggaaattataataaatataaataatattcagataattaaaatgcattacattattgtgccTGTGGAGTTAAAGTTACTGTAAGTGATTTCAGCGTTCTAAATCTTTCCTGTGACTGATcggttgaattagccacgcccccttatTCCAAAACCCGGCCCTCCAAATACACTTTTGAGACTGAAATTGATTAAAAGAGCAGCATTTTTTGTTCCTGTGACGTCagattcaacagtggcacaacagcgccctcagctgacaacactatgaatcacagcctcaatgatccgcttcaaatacaacactatgagaacaagcaaaatgattgacaggttcaCAAAGTCTCCAGCTGTCACAGAGAGCAGCGAGATATCTCAGGActcttatttcagtaatatctttaagggagtgggaaaatgttttgcataccTCTCCATGGAAAATTGCTTAAGCACCATTAAGCatttataagacaatacaaacAGTGACTTGAGGCTATCGTGTTGTTTATtagcatattattgaacataagccaatcactggcctacagttcacagaaatccatttagCATCAATCAGTGTGAGATTTATAATAAggatgtacacctgcgtcagacagacacttttggagcgtctcataaacatactgtttttaggtcgctgtgtcatgTTAAACGTactttaatacttagaaaaacacatcttgagatccgtAAATggagatttgtgctccatcaatcTGAGTTTGAACGTTAGATCGTGTTCTCGTGtggtctgctgaagggttgttttgttctctgtataaactgcatgttgtctgtacagctggagtttcacttactgccccctggaggaaacacgtggtactacaagcttgagtTGCTCAGGAATCTTTCTTATTGTGGTCCGGGGACaggattaattgtgttaatatgTTTAACGGGTTAATTTCATATaataaatcacactgaattaatgcgttcaatcaacagccctaatatatataatttaatccaGTAATTATGACCAATTGAAAAAGTGAATTGGTCAAAATTTGTGTGAACCCTGAAAATtatacaacatactgtatattgttcattatttgtgtgtttgtgcattgctGGTCTTCATGTACTCATATTAATTGTTAGTTTGATGTGTTTTAACTTTAGTAAACCAGTGGAGACCAACCAAACCCCTCCAGTGAAGTCTGGGACACCCGTCAACTCCTTAACCAAGAAGTACTTtattaaatacattcatttataacAAACAGTAAATACTAACAAATGTTCAGCATCAGTTTTGTCATGTGATCTATCTATTTCAGATTTGGTGGCAGTCAGGATCTGCTAAATAAAAGCAGGTTGGTTTCAATTAAGTGTTTTCTGATCTCCTCATTTCTCTCTATTTCATTAATGCTTACTTgatttgtgtttttctgtcaaattGTAGCATCACCACAACAAAGACTAAAACCACTGTAAACACCCCGACTACACCTTCTAAACCACCAGTGCCGGCCaagtgagaacacacacacacacacacatatatacacacacatatacaaacacacacacacatacacacatacacacaaacacacacaaaaacaaaaacacacacacacacacaaacacacacacacacatacacacacacatatagacacacacacatacacacacacccccacacacataaacacacacacacacacacacatcattaaaCTGCATGTGAATGTATGACACATGTGACGAGTGTATCGTTGCAGGAATCCAGCACTCAAGACGTCACCAAACCCGTCCAGTTTCACCGCTCGAGTGTTTTCAGGTGCAAACACAAACAACAAGACGTAAGTTTAATGAAGTCATTAATGATTTTAAATCTCCTATGGTAttaggtcacacacacacacactgtctctctctcacacacacacacacacacacacacacacacacacacacacacacacacttacacaagaatgaactggtgagactatGACTCAGAGCTTtttgtaaaaagaaagaaacaatgaATCAGACAtgtctgtgtatctcagtgagtattgacataTTAGCATAAAATCCCCAAATAAATTCTTCAGGTAAGAACTGTTTTATGGTTATTAATttgaacaagggttacacatctgACACATCTGGTCAGAAGTGTTTTTCAGACACCTGAAGATGTCTCTCACACGTCATGTTTGTGTCTGACAGGTTAAGTCCGGTCAAAAGATCGTTCGGTGAGAAGTTTCCAGACGTCACAGTGTCACACACTGCCAATGGGCAAGTCATGTTCATGTTGTGATCTCTCAATATATGACTTTATATATGTCATCTCAATCTTTAATTGTTCTTCATATTTATAATAGACCAGATAAAACCACCAGTACTGGACCCTCGTCTCTGGCCCCAACAGCTGCCGTGTAAGTCTTTAATTCCAGCTCGAACACTAACTTTAAGACCAGCATGAATCTatgtgctggtttatgctggtttgctTTTGGTGTCTGTTGGACCAGCAGTATCTTTACAGTGATGCTGGTGGACTATTCAAGTCTTGCTGGTTTCATGTAGCTATAAAGTCTGGTAGAACACCAGCAGACCAGCGTCTGAACCCAACACATGCTGGTGAAATATACAGGCTGATACTTCGTCTGAATTCTGAAATGTTGTCTTGTGTAAACAGTGTACcaccatcaccatcatcatcatcatcatcatcacctgaACCCTCGACCAAAGTCACGTCCGCTCACACGTAAGAGATTTCAGTCACACAAATCAAGATACAAACATTATGAGCTACATTAGGATTGCTGGTGCAATTAATTAgatattatttattgattgtgCAATAGTGTAAAGAGTGCTGTGATCACAACACCTGTGAGTCAACCAGCTGTGAAGATCTCAACCAGGTAAAGGTCAACAGGACACGTTCCTCATAAGCAGATTCCTTtataaacatcaaacattcaacTGTTGCAACTCAATTTGTTTCTTCCTGTTGTAAGAAATGAAACCGTGCCACTCTCTACTAAATCCTCTGTGCCGGGATCACCTGCGCCACAAACTGCCCCGTAAGTCTGAACGATCTGATCAAagagtcttaaagggacagttcacacataaataatatttctctcatcatttattcaccctcatgtcatcccagatgtgtgactttctatcttctgctgaacacacatatattttaaaagaatatttcagctctgtaggtccatacaatgcaagtgaatggtgaccagaactttgaagctccaaaaagcacataaatgcagcatattaGTAAtccagtgctttaatccatgtcttctgaagagataggataggtgtgggtgagaaacagatcaatatttaagtaattttttaccataaatcgccactttaactttcactttcttcttcgcCACCTAAACTGTTTACTGTTTTGCGAtcgggtccaagtgtttttaactgtatCGTATTATAACTGCTTCACAAACAATCTGATATACGCTGAAGACAcgtccagtttccagtatcatcctgTACTGAAAAGCACATTGCCGGAAACACATCTAACGGCCAGAGACGTCCATCCATCACACGCGTTCATACACCGCAGATGAGCGAAAGAACGCATCCGTGACGTGTTTGTGCTCAGCAAGCGGCAGCAGCTGAATGGCTTAACTTGACAcgtgtcttttaaaagcggcCTGAGATCGTttgtgcatgtttaaatacaaagATAATTTCAAATAGTCCTGATggttcccctttggtgttcaggaatagttatcCCACAGTTATCCCACAGTAGGCCTGTTCCTTCACTCTCAGTTGatgaactgaagcaccagtgggcggggctaagggtgcgatgatgtaaagtaggcgttggtcatgaattaatgagccCTTAGTGATGTAGGGAAGTCGCGGATGTTTTTGGAACTTACATTGGGGATTATGTTTCAAGTTcataaatttacagtatgtttttatagcacGAGCTCAAATATGTTAAaacatcaaggaaaatttgattcctcatgacatgacccctttaaatattgatctgtttatttcTCACactctggagtcgtatggattacttttatgctgcctttatgtgctttttggagcttcaaagttctggtcaccattcacttgcattgtatgaacctacagagctgaaatattcttctaaaaatcttcatttgtgttctgaagaagaaagaaagtcacacaaatCTGGGACGacacgagggtgaataaatgaggagaattttcgtttttaggtgtactgtccctttaaacagtCTGAAATTGCATCTGTGTGTTTGTTATTTTAAACAGTGAACCATCGTCACCAGCTCCCTCAACAACATTCAACACTTCTACAATGTAAGACATTTTCAATATGCAAAACAAagaatcaaacacacacacatatacacacacacaaatatacacacacatatacacacacgcacacacacacatacacacacacacgcgcacacacacacacacacgcacacacatacatatacatacacacacctacacatatacacacacacacatatacacacacgcacacacaaatagacacacacacacacactacacccagactctcacacacacacacacacacacactcacacacacacacacacacacactcacacacacacacactcacacacacacacactcacacacactcacacacacacacacacccactcacacacacacacactcacacacacacacactcacacacacagagacacacacagacacacacacacacacactacacccacactctcacacacacacacacactcactcacacacacacacacacacacccactcacacacacacacacactcacacacacacacacacacacacacacacactcacacacacacacacacactcacacacacacacactcacacacacacacccactcacacacacacacactcacacacacacacacacacacacacacacacacacactcacacacacacacactcacacacacacacacacactacacccacactctcacacacacacacacacacacacacacacacacacacacacacacacacacacacacacacacacacacactcacacacacacacacacacacacacacacacactcacacacacacacacacacacacactcactcacacacacacacactcacacacacacacactcacacagacacacacactacacccacactctcacacacacacactctcacacacacacacacacacacacacacacacacacacacacacacacacacacacacacacacacagacacacacactacacccacactctcacacacacacacactctcacacacacacacacacacacacacacacacacacacacacactcacacacacacacacacacacactcacacatggagAAATGATCATTAAACTTGATTTCTTCATGATGCAACAGTGTAAAGAGCACGACTCCTGTGATGCAACCCGCAGAGAAGAGTTCAACCAGGTCAGATCTTCAACAAATCTCATTTCCTTTGTCAATAATCAGCTTCTGTATCTGAACTCCTGATTCATTTTGTTGAAAGGAATGAAAGCACGTACTCCTCTCTGACGACGTCGACTTCCTCAAAAACGTCTGctaagtaagtgtgtgtgcgaCAGGTGAAGTGCACGTGAATCTGAACGGCTCATGATGTCTGATGCATCTGATTCTCTGTTGAAACAGAACGACCATCACAGACGTCCAAACATCCTCTGTGCTGCTGGAGGAGACTCGAACTATTAAACCTTCAGAGAGATACTCACAGAGCTCAAAGCTCAGGTAATATCTATTACAT
Proteins encoded in this window:
- the LOC127646795 gene encoding uncharacterized protein LOC127646795 is translated as MATQSGADYGKKRTVLKDSSWIKRAAEEDEPVDYDPNFGKAVLGRLKSTDDADSKPVETNQTPPVKSGTPVNSLTKKFGGSQDLLNKSSITTTKTKTTVNTPTTPSKPPVPAKNPALKTSPNPSSFTARVFSGANTNNKTLSPVKRSFGEKFPDVTVSHTANGPDKTTSTGPSSLAPTAAVVPPSPSSSSSSSPEPSTKVTSAHTVKSAVITTPVSQPAVKISTRNETVPLSTKSSVPGSPAPQTAPEPSSPAPSTTFNTSTIVKSTTPVMQPAEKSSTRNESTYSSLTTSTSSKTSAKTTITDVQTSSVLLEETRTIKPSERYSQSSKLSDVSASSTYTSPSAVTVNTRKGSSYSAPLDDLADTLFPTSSGTVQSQSQVKFIDNQSPAPSQTLYSPAQTTLIQNNRSVSSRDVCTVCGKAIAGAPRMILEELKFLCHTTCFRCAVCNCILGNLEAERVCGFIGTE